One genomic segment of Dehalogenimonas alkenigignens includes these proteins:
- a CDS encoding pentapeptide repeat-containing protein, with protein MPHTQILYSDEIFDSLVMSQQTLQGRQYEGCEFRKCSFIEVRLDGCKFIDCRFIECRLIAVKPPNSRFTGVKFINSQVVGMDWTLAEAIEELEFCGCKINYSNFKLLTIPGIRIEKCEAKEAAFIEADLSGGVFTGTDFENSRFFKTNLAGADFRGAKNYAISAYHNNLKGARFSLPEAMNLLYGMEVVID; from the coding sequence GTGCCTCACACACAGATTCTTTACAGCGACGAAATATTCGACAGCCTGGTCATGTCGCAGCAGACGCTGCAGGGCAGGCAGTACGAAGGCTGCGAATTCCGGAAGTGCAGCTTCATCGAGGTCAGGCTGGACGGCTGTAAATTCATCGACTGCCGCTTCATTGAATGCCGGTTGATTGCCGTCAAACCGCCGAATTCCCGGTTCACCGGGGTCAAGTTCATCAATTCCCAGGTGGTGGGCATGGACTGGACGCTGGCCGAAGCCATCGAGGAGCTGGAATTCTGCGGCTGCAAGATCAATTACTCCAATTTCAAGCTGCTGACCATTCCCGGTATCCGGATAGAGAAGTGCGAAGCCAAAGAAGCCGCGTTTATCGAAGCGGACTTAAGCGGCGGCGTGTTCACCGGCACCGACTTTGAAAACAGCCGTTTTTTCAAGACCAATCTAGCCGGTGCGGACTTCCGGGGTGCCAAAAACTATGCCATCAGCGCCTATCACAACAATCTTAAAGGCGCCAGGTTTTCTTTGCCGGAGGCGATGAACCTGTTGTACGGGATGGAGGTTGTGATTGATTAG
- a CDS encoding B12-binding domain-containing radical SAM protein translates to MRKLLLLQPPSLTRVHRGLYNLAALATYVEGFCEVRVHDSTDAALETCLIDFQPHIVGITSYTVTYGESIEQMRIVKDVLPQAIRLIGGSHISCLPESLDPVFDAGVVGDGEETLKEIIERGSRDTLGSIRGLCCRKDERVILNPRPPVDPGTLPVPKLHVYAPHVYQSGCVGFITSRGCPFHCAFCYNPAMQNRLRNYPVAWVADQFEYAMKVLGAGYLMMLDDTVSLSAERLSAIRAELDRRRLGSFQAAVNIRSSTVNDGLCQALKDLNVVSWNCGFESGSDRVLKRIKGRSASVAKHYELVCQADRYNVALNGSFMFGAPGETASDMESTLSFMEYLSAEKKAGRYRGGFWSFCATPLPGTAWWQTALSHGKVGIPMDWSKLDIKSFDHHLLLDASVSDKAWRGIVERAAAVAREANSYAWSPG, encoded by the coding sequence ATGCGCAAGCTTCTATTGCTGCAGCCGCCGTCCCTGACCAGGGTTCACCGGGGCCTCTATAATCTTGCCGCCCTGGCGACTTATGTCGAGGGTTTCTGCGAAGTCCGCGTCCACGATTCAACGGATGCCGCGCTGGAAACCTGCCTCATTGATTTTCAGCCGCACATTGTTGGCATCACTTCGTATACCGTTACCTACGGCGAAAGCATCGAGCAAATGAGGATTGTGAAAGATGTCCTGCCGCAGGCTATCAGGCTTATCGGCGGTTCCCACATCAGCTGCCTGCCTGAAAGCCTTGACCCGGTATTCGATGCCGGAGTTGTCGGCGACGGGGAAGAAACCCTCAAAGAGATCATCGAGCGGGGAAGCCGGGACACGCTGGGCTCTATCCGCGGCTTGTGCTGCCGAAAAGACGAACGCGTCATTCTAAACCCGAGGCCCCCGGTAGATCCGGGCACGCTGCCTGTTCCCAAGCTTCACGTCTACGCGCCGCATGTCTATCAAAGCGGCTGTGTCGGCTTTATAACTTCCCGCGGCTGCCCGTTTCACTGCGCTTTCTGCTACAACCCGGCAATGCAGAACCGGCTGCGGAACTACCCGGTAGCGTGGGTCGCCGACCAGTTTGAATATGCCATGAAGGTCCTGGGCGCGGGCTACCTGATGATGCTGGATGACACGGTGAGCCTGAGCGCCGAAAGGTTGAGTGCCATCCGCGCCGAATTGGACCGCCGCCGCTTGGGCTCATTCCAGGCGGCGGTCAATATCCGCAGTTCGACCGTAAACGACGGTCTTTGCCAGGCATTGAAGGATCTGAATGTCGTCAGCTGGAACTGCGGGTTCGAATCCGGCTCTGACCGGGTTCTCAAGCGGATCAAAGGCCGCTCCGCGAGCGTCGCAAAGCATTATGAACTGGTATGCCAGGCTGACCGTTACAATGTCGCTTTGAACGGTTCGTTCATGTTCGGCGCCCCCGGCGAGACGGCGTCCGATATGGAGAGTACCCTGTCGTTCATGGAGTACCTGTCGGCGGAAAAAAAGGCCGGGCGTTACCGCGGCGGGTTCTGGTCGTTCTGCGCCACGCCGCTTCCGGGTACGGCATGGTGGCAAACCGCCTTAAGCCACGGCAAGGTCGGCATCCCCATGGACTGGAGCAAGCTGGATATCAAATCTTTCGACCACCATCTGCTGCTCGATGCGTCCGTCTCCGACAAAGCATGGCGGGGAATTGTGGAACGCGCCGCCGCCGTCGCTCGGGAAGCCAACAGCTACGCCTGGTCGCCGGGCTAG
- a CDS encoding S41 family peptidase, whose amino-acid sequence MSTRWKIALGSVLAVVLIAFSFGAGYFTALLAPASGDELDRVVDAWDTIAGRYVEPDKIDRNALAEAAIRGMMDYLNDPYSAYLDAAGYAAMQDDFEGTYSGIGAEMGLRDGRLVVIAVYPGSPAARAGMQAGDRIAAVNGASTEGLTLAELGPLVRGELGTQVTITIDRGGAALSFTMTRETITPPSIRFEMLGTVAHIEIFSFNQHADEDLLPIIQGLSSNGATSIILDLRGNPGGLVTTVVNTASYFLRDSVVLTIRDSDGATTTHRTVTQGAFTNLPMVVLVDGFSASGSEVLAGALQDHGRAVVAGAQTFGKGSVNQLFPLPGDTGIYLTIARWLTPDGHLIEGVGITPDYPLELTGGGLLDWALDYLAAG is encoded by the coding sequence ATGTCTACCCGCTGGAAAATAGCCCTGGGCAGCGTCCTGGCCGTAGTACTGATAGCTTTTTCCTTCGGCGCGGGGTATTTCACCGCGCTGCTGGCGCCGGCCTCCGGCGATGAACTCGACCGCGTTGTCGATGCCTGGGACACCATCGCCGGCCGCTACGTCGAGCCGGACAAAATCGACCGGAACGCCCTGGCCGAAGCGGCCATCCGGGGTATGATGGACTACCTGAACGACCCCTATTCGGCTTACCTCGACGCCGCGGGCTACGCCGCCATGCAGGACGATTTCGAAGGCACCTACAGCGGCATCGGGGCGGAGATGGGGCTGCGCGACGGCCGGCTGGTGGTTATCGCCGTTTATCCCGGCTCCCCCGCCGCCAGGGCCGGCATGCAGGCCGGCGACCGCATCGCCGCCGTCAACGGCGCCTCCACCGAGGGATTGACCCTGGCTGAATTGGGTCCGCTGGTGCGAGGCGAACTCGGTACCCAGGTCACTATCACCATCGACCGCGGCGGCGCCGCGTTGTCTTTCACCATGACCCGGGAGACGATCACCCCGCCTTCCATCAGGTTCGAGATGCTGGGAACGGTGGCTCATATCGAGATCTTCAGCTTCAATCAGCACGCCGATGAAGATCTGCTGCCGATCATCCAGGGGTTGTCCTCAAACGGCGCCACCTCGATCATCCTGGACCTCCGGGGCAATCCCGGCGGATTGGTGACCACGGTGGTCAACACCGCTTCATATTTCCTTCGCGACAGCGTGGTGCTGACCATCCGGGACAGCGACGGCGCCACAACCACCCACCGGACGGTTACCCAGGGGGCGTTTACCAACCTGCCGATGGTGGTGCTGGTGGACGGCTTTTCCGCCTCCGGTTCAGAAGTGCTGGCCGGGGCTTTGCAGGACCACGGCCGGGCGGTGGTGGCCGGCGCCCAGACTTTCGGCAAAGGCAGCGTCAATCAGTTGTTCCCGCTGCCCGGGGACACCGGCATCTATCTGACTATCGCCCGGTGGCTGACCCCGGACGGCCACCTGATAGAGGGCGTGGGCATCACCCCGGACTATCCGCTGGAGCTGACCGGCGGCGGCCTGCTGGACTGGGCGTTGGATTACCTCGCGGCCGGCTAA
- a CDS encoding ribonuclease J encodes MRIIPLGGLGEIGKNMMVVEYADDIIVIDCGLMFPEEDMPGIDLVIPDVTYLVEHKDKVRGIIITHGHEDHIGALAYVLPQLDVPIYCAPLPHGLISVKLKESRVHNARIHEVRPGGSFQLGQFNIEFVAMCHSIPDAAGLIIRTPVGTIVHSGDFKLDYTPVDCRPSDLSRLAQVGAEGVLLLMADSTHVELAGYTPSEKVVGETISNIMSAAPGRVIVTTFASLVARIQQVMDAAARFNRKVFIAGRGMNEIVKMALKMGYLRAADGLLGELSEMHRFPANRVALITTGSQGEPTSALVRIANREHREVQIKQGDTVIISASPIPGNESVVSKTIDSLFRQGAQVFYDRIAKVHVHGHASQEELRLLQSLIRPQYFVPVHGEYRHLKLHAQLARDMGVPEENVFILEDGDILELAPGGGKVTGHVPASNVYVDGVSVGDINGVVLRNRKMLSQDGIVVAIVTLDASTGHLAVRPDIVSRGFVDPEAGRALMEESRDIVTRLFEEEKQRISDSTVISNRVRDLLSKFYYDRTRRRPMVLPVLVTV; translated from the coding sequence ATCAGGATCATTCCGCTTGGCGGCCTGGGGGAGATCGGCAAGAACATGATGGTCGTCGAATACGCCGACGACATCATCGTCATCGACTGCGGCCTGATGTTCCCAGAAGAAGATATGCCGGGCATCGACCTGGTCATCCCGGATGTCACCTACCTGGTGGAGCACAAGGATAAAGTCCGCGGCATCATCATCACCCACGGCCATGAAGACCATATCGGCGCCCTGGCCTATGTCCTGCCCCAGCTCGACGTGCCCATTTACTGTGCCCCGCTGCCTCACGGCCTGATTTCGGTCAAACTCAAAGAATCCAGGGTGCACAACGCCAGGATTCATGAGGTCCGCCCCGGCGGCAGCTTCCAGTTGGGGCAGTTCAACATCGAGTTCGTGGCCATGTGCCATTCCATCCCCGACGCCGCCGGGCTGATCATCCGCACCCCGGTGGGCACCATCGTCCATTCCGGCGATTTCAAGCTGGACTATACCCCGGTAGACTGCCGCCCGTCTGACCTGTCGCGGCTGGCGCAGGTTGGGGCTGAGGGCGTGCTGCTCCTGATGGCAGATTCCACCCACGTTGAACTGGCCGGCTACACCCCGTCGGAGAAGGTGGTCGGCGAGACCATCTCCAATATCATGTCCGCCGCGCCGGGCCGGGTGATCGTCACCACCTTCGCCTCGCTGGTGGCGCGCATCCAGCAGGTCATGGACGCCGCCGCCCGGTTCAACCGCAAGGTCTTCATCGCCGGCCGCGGCATGAACGAGATCGTCAAAATGGCGCTCAAGATGGGTTATCTCAGGGCGGCGGACGGCCTCCTCGGCGAGCTGTCCGAGATGCACCGCTTCCCGGCCAACCGGGTGGCGCTCATTACCACCGGCTCCCAGGGCGAACCGACCTCGGCGCTGGTCCGCATCGCCAACCGGGAGCACCGCGAGGTGCAGATCAAGCAGGGCGATACGGTCATCATCTCCGCCTCGCCCATACCCGGCAACGAGTCGGTGGTTTCGAAGACAATCGACAGCCTGTTCCGGCAGGGGGCCCAGGTTTTTTATGACCGGATAGCCAAGGTCCATGTCCACGGCCACGCTTCCCAGGAGGAACTGCGGTTGCTGCAAAGCCTCATCCGGCCGCAATACTTCGTGCCGGTCCACGGCGAGTACCGCCATTTAAAGCTCCACGCCCAGCTGGCGCGGGATATGGGGGTGCCGGAAGAAAACGTTTTCATCCTGGAAGACGGTGATATTCTTGAACTGGCGCCGGGCGGCGGCAAGGTGACCGGCCACGTCCCGGCCTCCAACGTCTATGTCGACGGCGTGTCGGTGGGCGATATCAACGGCGTCGTCCTGCGCAACCGCAAGATGCTGTCCCAGGACGGCATCGTGGTGGCCATCGTCACCCTGGACGCTTCGACCGGACACCTGGCGGTGCGGCCGGATATCGTCTCACGCGGCTTCGTTGATCCCGAAGCCGGCCGGGCGCTGATGGAAGAGAGCCGGGACATCGTCACCCGGCTGTTCGAGGAAGAAAAACAGCGGATCTCGGACTCGACGGTCATCAGCAACCGGGTGCGCGACCTGCTGTCCAAGTTCTATTACGACCGGACGCGGCGGCGGCCGATGGTGCTGCCGGTGCTGGTGACGGTTTAG
- a CDS encoding DNA translocase FtsK, producing MSKSRNGKSNKPVRAGERGSAKTARANKRHAGRQAPPKKLNLGWLLRAAAVVGVIGLIIWQRERIDTLINQVFSGTAAVFGWGLLLVLLGIGLALAVFKRESVIAFAKQTTFIYWYRWLGAAVLIIAVWGLLGLAGAGGAIGLSIIGSDTGARGVFRVLVLFLLALILLVPAPAWKAAKRLGAALSRPFRVDRDRPMPEGFQLNPPPAGGRPLRTASVVDRTVPDPAPAKAETAIPASTLVGAEDKAAASGAVKDEVKSEKAGEPRDLKQVAQDVWRKYGETAALLMTDGWRLPPMDILDYTPEIEYGEADNQQRARMIEDALASYGVEGSVVQINAGPTVTQFGVEPGWDRRVKELKEKDKDGNVVSKQVETGRTRVKVDRISSLANDLALALAAPSIRIEAPIPGKSLVGIEVPNTMLGSVSMRTVMETTAFQKLKAKAPLAVALGKGAGGEAVVGDLAKMPHLLIAGATGSGKTVCLNALICCILMNNTPNEVRFIMIDPKRVELTPYNSMPHLAAPVIVDVDKAIGALKWLAGEMDRRYKRMAEVTARNIDAYNKKTGIEKMPYLILVIDELADLMMAGFDDVEHLLCRLAQMARAVGIHLVVATQRPSVDVITGLIKANFPTRISFAVTSQVDSRTILDSVGAEKLLGRGDMLYMPTDAAKPKRLQGCYVSDLETERLVYFWNGQHPEAQAPMLKVEELSAAQAPMPGITGKQQRDSLFDTAMQLAEETGTISASFLQRKLHIGYPRAARLADEVKEALGEDTDDGGAEVPADEEYPGR from the coding sequence ATGTCAAAATCAAGGAATGGCAAGTCCAATAAGCCCGTGAGGGCCGGGGAACGCGGCTCCGCTAAAACGGCGCGGGCCAACAAACGGCACGCCGGCCGGCAAGCCCCGCCGAAAAAGCTGAACCTGGGCTGGTTGCTCAGGGCGGCAGCAGTTGTCGGTGTCATAGGGCTGATCATCTGGCAGCGGGAACGCATCGATACCCTGATCAACCAGGTCTTCTCCGGCACGGCGGCGGTTTTCGGCTGGGGGCTGCTGCTGGTGCTTTTAGGCATCGGCCTGGCTCTGGCGGTGTTCAAACGCGAATCCGTCATCGCCTTCGCTAAGCAGACGACTTTCATTTACTGGTACCGCTGGCTGGGGGCCGCCGTCCTTATCATCGCCGTCTGGGGGCTGCTCGGCCTGGCCGGGGCGGGCGGGGCGATCGGGCTGTCTATCATCGGCTCCGATACCGGCGCCCGCGGCGTCTTCCGGGTGCTGGTCCTGTTTCTGCTCGCTTTGATTTTACTTGTCCCGGCGCCGGCCTGGAAAGCGGCGAAGCGGCTGGGCGCCGCGCTCAGCCGCCCGTTCCGCGTTGATAGGGACCGGCCGATGCCGGAAGGCTTCCAGCTTAACCCGCCGCCGGCCGGCGGCCGCCCGCTCCGCACCGCTTCGGTAGTTGATCGGACTGTCCCCGATCCCGCCCCGGCGAAAGCGGAAACGGCCATCCCGGCCTCGACGCTGGTCGGCGCCGAGGACAAAGCCGCGGCTTCCGGCGCGGTCAAAGATGAAGTCAAGAGTGAAAAAGCGGGGGAACCGCGCGACCTGAAGCAGGTCGCCCAGGATGTCTGGCGCAAGTACGGCGAAACGGCAGCCCTTTTAATGACGGACGGCTGGCGGCTGCCGCCGATGGATATTCTGGATTACACCCCTGAAATCGAGTACGGCGAGGCCGACAACCAGCAGCGGGCCCGGATGATCGAGGATGCCCTGGCGTCCTACGGCGTCGAGGGCAGCGTGGTCCAGATCAACGCCGGGCCGACGGTCACCCAGTTCGGCGTCGAACCCGGCTGGGACCGCCGGGTCAAGGAACTCAAGGAAAAAGATAAAGACGGCAACGTCGTCAGCAAGCAGGTGGAAACGGGGCGGACGCGGGTCAAGGTTGACCGCATCTCCAGCCTGGCCAACGACCTGGCTCTGGCGCTGGCCGCGCCGTCGATCCGCATCGAGGCGCCCATCCCCGGCAAGTCGCTGGTCGGCATCGAAGTCCCCAACACCATGCTGGGCTCGGTGAGCATGCGCACCGTCATGGAAACCACCGCCTTCCAGAAGCTCAAGGCGAAAGCGCCGCTGGCGGTGGCTCTGGGCAAGGGGGCCGGCGGCGAAGCGGTGGTCGGCGACCTGGCCAAAATGCCGCACTTGCTCATTGCCGGCGCCACCGGCTCCGGCAAGACGGTATGCCTCAATGCCCTCATCTGCTGCATCCTGATGAACAACACCCCCAACGAGGTACGCTTCATCATGATCGATCCCAAGCGGGTCGAACTCACGCCGTATAACTCGATGCCCCACCTGGCGGCGCCGGTCATCGTCGATGTCGATAAAGCCATCGGCGCCCTCAAGTGGCTGGCCGGCGAAATGGACCGGCGCTATAAGCGGATGGCCGAGGTCACCGCCCGCAACATCGATGCCTACAACAAGAAAACGGGCATCGAGAAAATGCCTTATCTCATCCTGGTCATCGACGAACTGGCGGATCTGATGATGGCCGGTTTCGACGACGTGGAACACCTGCTTTGCCGGCTGGCGCAGATGGCCCGCGCCGTGGGCATCCACCTCGTCGTCGCCACCCAGCGGCCGTCGGTGGACGTCATCACCGGCCTCATAAAAGCCAACTTCCCCACCCGCATTTCCTTTGCCGTGACCTCCCAGGTGGATTCCCGCACCATTCTTGATTCCGTCGGCGCCGAAAAGCTGCTCGGCCGCGGCGACATGCTCTATATGCCCACCGACGCCGCCAAGCCCAAGAGACTGCAGGGCTGCTATGTCTCCGACCTGGAGACGGAGCGGCTGGTCTATTTCTGGAACGGGCAGCACCCGGAGGCCCAGGCGCCGATGCTCAAGGTGGAGGAACTCTCCGCTGCCCAGGCTCCGATGCCCGGCATCACCGGCAAGCAACAGCGCGACAGCCTGTTCGATACCGCGATGCAGCTGGCGGAGGAGACGGGGACCATCTCGGCGTCGTTCTTACAGCGCAAGCTCCATATAGGCTACCCCCGGGCGGCCAGGCTGGCCGATGAGGTCAAAGAAGCCCTGGGCGAGGACACCGATGACGGCGGCGCGGAGGTGCCGGCGGACGAGGAATATCCCGGCAGATGA
- a CDS encoding GNAT family N-acetyltransferase — protein sequence MNIAVRQATAADAPVIVNLIEALAEYEALEPPTDAARARLAAELASPRPRFEAFIAECGGEPAGFALVFETYSSFLAKPKLYLEDIFVLPAFRRHGVGKALFEHLAAAARRRGCAVMEWTALDWNSPAHKFYGKMGGRHLKAWQVFRLDLDAP from the coding sequence ATGAATATCGCAGTCAGACAGGCGACGGCCGCCGACGCGCCGGTGATAGTCAATCTCATCGAGGCGCTGGCGGAATATGAGGCGCTCGAACCTCCGACCGATGCCGCCCGAGCCCGCCTGGCGGCGGAGCTGGCCTCGCCCAGGCCCCGTTTCGAAGCCTTCATCGCCGAATGCGGCGGCGAACCGGCCGGTTTCGCTTTAGTATTTGAAACCTACTCCAGCTTCCTGGCGAAGCCGAAATTATATCTGGAAGACATCTTCGTGCTGCCGGCCTTCCGCCGCCACGGAGTTGGCAAAGCCCTTTTTGAACACCTCGCGGCCGCAGCCAGGCGGCGCGGCTGCGCCGTGATGGAGTGGACGGCGCTGGACTGGAATAGCCCCGCTCATAAATTCTACGGCAAAATGGGCGGGCGGCACCTCAAAGCCTGGCAGGTCTTCCGCCTCGATCTCGATGCCCCCTGA
- a CDS encoding uracil-DNA glycosylase translates to MADATALEALAREIAGCRRCALAAGRTYAVPGEGNPSAEIMFIGEGPGFNEDQTGRPFCGAAGQFLTQLIESIGLKRQDVYITNIVKSRPPGNRDPLPEEILACKPWLDRQLEIIKPKVIVTLGRFSMARFFPGATISRIHGQAEKCGAYTCFAMYHPAAALHQGSLRSVIEADMLKLPKILEDIRKSERPAAPAAQTEPAPAEAHSQLKLFGF, encoded by the coding sequence ATGGCTGATGCCACTGCCCTGGAGGCCCTGGCCCGCGAAATCGCCGGCTGCCGGCGCTGCGCCCTGGCCGCCGGCCGCACCTATGCCGTACCCGGCGAGGGCAACCCGAGCGCCGAGATCATGTTCATCGGCGAAGGTCCGGGCTTCAACGAAGACCAGACCGGCCGGCCGTTCTGCGGCGCGGCGGGCCAGTTCCTGACCCAGCTAATCGAATCCATCGGCTTAAAACGCCAGGATGTTTACATCACCAATATCGTCAAATCACGGCCGCCGGGCAACCGCGACCCGCTGCCGGAAGAGATTCTGGCCTGCAAGCCATGGCTGGACCGGCAGCTTGAAATTATCAAGCCTAAAGTGATCGTCACCCTCGGCCGATTTTCGATGGCCCGCTTTTTCCCCGGGGCGACCATCTCCCGGATCCACGGCCAGGCTGAAAAATGTGGCGCTTACACCTGTTTCGCCATGTATCACCCGGCGGCGGCGCTGCACCAGGGATCGCTGCGCTCCGTCATCGAAGCGGACATGCTCAAACTGCCCAAAATACTCGAGGATATAAGAAAAAGTGAACGACCAGCAGCCCCAGCCGCCCAGACCGAGCCGGCGCCGGCGGAAGCCCACAGCCAGCTCAAACTCTTCGGTTTCTAG
- a CDS encoding MBL fold metallo-hydrolase RNA specificity domain-containing protein, with product MPKLTFLGAAGNVTGSRYLFEDTHTQLLVDCGLYQEREFLSRNWDPSPLEPAKIEAVLLTHAHLDHIGLLPKLVRDGFKGRVYATDATLEMAEVMLLDSARIQEEDADAKKRRHRREGRSGPYPEEPLYTVEDAQACVPMFRPIEYGKPVAFDGTTAVFADAGHVLGSAMIYLEFKSGRAERTICFSGDIGRPERPLQDAPSLPRSTLDYLVIESTYGDREHPPAEEVEGKLGDIINETVNRGGNVIIPAFALERTQELLFYLKRLLASGRVARLPVYVDSPMAIKLTEIFTRHPELWGGEIDNYRKGSPFEFGGLKLTASASASRAIADDRSPAIIIAGSGMATGGRIKHHLINNISRAESTILFVGYQARGTLGRVILSGTTPVRILGREYEVKARIEQVPGLSAHAGRSELLDWASSFKRPLKQVFVTHGEEDIEKEFAGELARRTGWPVTAPEYGQSFDL from the coding sequence ATGCCTAAACTCACCTTCCTCGGCGCGGCGGGCAATGTCACCGGTTCGCGTTATCTTTTCGAGGATACCCATACCCAGCTTCTGGTAGACTGCGGGCTGTACCAGGAGCGGGAGTTCCTGTCGCGCAACTGGGACCCCTCGCCGCTGGAACCGGCCAAGATCGAAGCCGTGCTCCTGACCCACGCCCACCTTGATCATATCGGCCTACTGCCCAAACTGGTGCGCGACGGCTTCAAAGGCAGGGTCTACGCCACTGATGCCACGCTGGAGATGGCCGAGGTCATGCTGCTGGACTCGGCCCGCATCCAGGAAGAAGACGCCGACGCCAAAAAGCGGCGCCACCGCCGCGAGGGACGCAGCGGCCCGTACCCGGAAGAACCGCTGTATACTGTGGAAGACGCCCAGGCCTGCGTTCCAATGTTCCGGCCGATTGAGTATGGCAAACCGGTCGCCTTCGATGGAACAACAGCCGTCTTCGCCGACGCCGGGCATGTCCTGGGATCAGCCATGATTTATCTCGAGTTCAAGTCGGGCAGGGCGGAGCGCACCATCTGTTTCTCAGGGGATATCGGCCGGCCGGAAAGGCCGCTGCAGGACGCGCCTTCGCTTCCCCGGTCGACGCTGGACTATCTGGTCATTGAATCCACCTACGGCGACCGCGAACACCCTCCGGCTGAGGAAGTCGAAGGCAAACTGGGCGATATCATCAATGAAACGGTGAACCGCGGCGGCAACGTCATCATCCCGGCCTTCGCGCTGGAGCGGACTCAGGAACTGCTGTTTTATCTGAAGAGGCTGCTGGCTTCCGGCAGGGTGGCGCGGCTGCCGGTGTACGTCGACAGCCCGATGGCGATCAAGCTGACCGAGATCTTCACCCGGCACCCGGAACTCTGGGGCGGAGAGATCGACAATTACCGCAAAGGTTCCCCTTTTGAGTTCGGCGGCCTCAAGCTGACGGCTTCGGCATCCGCCTCCCGGGCGATCGCCGATGACAGGAGTCCCGCCATCATTATCGCCGGTTCGGGCATGGCCACCGGCGGCCGCATCAAACATCATCTCATCAATAACATCTCAAGAGCTGAAAGCACCATCCTGTTCGTCGGCTACCAGGCCCGCGGCACATTGGGACGGGTGATCCTGAGCGGCACCACGCCGGTCAGGATTCTCGGCCGGGAATACGAGGTCAAAGCCAGGATCGAACAGGTCCCCGGGCTGTCCGCCCACGCCGGGCGGAGCGAACTCCTCGACTGGGCTTCGTCTTTCAAGCGTCCGCTGAAGCAGGTTTTCGTGACCCACGGCGAGGAAGATATCGAAAAAGAGTTTGCCGGGGAACTGGCGCGGCGCACCGGCTGGCCGGTGACGGCGCCGGAGTATGGCCAGAGTTTCGACCTATAA
- the thyX gene encoding FAD-dependent thymidylate synthase produces the protein MAYEVSVRLLAITPDAELLTEQAGRLCYASGNKLGTNENWLQARIRQGHESLIEHASATFYIKASRALTHELVRHRIASYSQRSQRYVKETAADYITPAELGEADGAEGIFNEAMSAAWEAYRRLLEAGIKPEIARYVLPNACATEIICTWNFREIRHLIRLRSGPAALPEMRLVVAGIKSIMQEQAPKIFGDM, from the coding sequence ATGGCATATGAAGTCTCGGTCAGGCTGCTGGCCATCACCCCGGACGCCGAACTGCTGACGGAGCAGGCCGGACGGCTGTGCTACGCCAGCGGCAATAAACTGGGCACCAATGAGAACTGGCTGCAGGCGCGCATCAGGCAGGGGCACGAAAGCCTGATCGAGCACGCCTCGGCCACCTTTTACATCAAGGCTTCCCGGGCGCTGACCCACGAGCTCGTCCGCCACCGCATCGCTTCCTATTCCCAGCGCAGCCAGCGCTACGTGAAGGAAACGGCGGCGGACTACATCACTCCGGCCGAGCTCGGCGAGGCCGATGGCGCCGAAGGCATCTTCAACGAAGCCATGTCCGCCGCCTGGGAGGCTTACCGCAGGCTGCTGGAGGCGGGTATCAAACCTGAGATTGCCCGCTACGTCCTGCCCAACGCCTGCGCCACCGAAATCATCTGCACCTGGAACTTCCGGGAAATCCGGCACCTTATCCGGCTGCGCAGCGGCCCGGCCGCCCTGCCGGAGATGCGCCTGGTGGTGGCCGGCATCAAGTCCATCATGCAGGAACAGGCGCCCAAGATCTTCGGGGATATGTAG